From the genome of Nicotiana sylvestris chromosome 2, ASM39365v2, whole genome shotgun sequence, one region includes:
- the LOC138885862 gene encoding zinc finger BED domain-containing protein RICESLEEPER 2-like, which produces MRTMVSTIEIPTDGAKLFDSKDVKTYLSKSIKDERMENKTETVNELQIVEKVGESNTSTDSDSLTNNSESEPGSKKRKMVKERSMAWRYFNKFIDAEGVKKARCKFCSEEYVADTKHSGTSNLLLHIPKCLTNPYKAEGSQTTIGFQPQGLTGDVSVIPWKFDQEACMRALARMIIKDELPFISVEKDGFRDFVRSLQPLFHIPSRTTMTRDCLEMYHEERLALKSILKESKQRICITTDTWTSIQRINYMCVTAHYIDNNWKLHKRILNFCPITSHKGQDLASGIAKCLLEWGVDKVFTVTVDNASSNDVMVRELSKEFTRWNTNLMEGKHVHVRCMAHIINLVVQDGLRDGSVSVERIRQVVRYIRQSPARWKKFKECCDLDRITSKKSLCLDVPTRWNSTYLMLKVATVYEEAFTKYCDIDYGLMSCISNCICEDGQPAGPLLSSDWDSVRQLMQNEDAFLREMTKNMKEKFDKYWGDPHKMNKMIFISCVLDPRHKFNTLSFALGAMFGEIIGLKIQEDVKTYMDTLFNVYAMKNGGSGSCPSSLSSSSLLSKFKLDLKKHKKCGGVDSKMELDKYLGEDVEEDYKKFNILGWWKLNSLRFPTLTEMARDVLAIPISSVASESAFSTGGRILVPFRSSLTPRLVKALVCVQDWIRNESTTPVKIEEDLDNLEQLEAESLTLSTYSDFPFVVQAQIFNLSHSPTENLKLRATFGLVAVWFERQLIVFCLGSSVWFGLNFERQLLHYVNFRLWFCLEMNDVYCPVTVVWRTGDEWI; this is translated from the exons atGGAAAACAAGACAGAGACAGTGAATGaacttcaaattgttgaaaaagttgGTGAAAGTAATACTTCAACTGATTCAGATTCATTAACCAACAACAGTGAATCTGAACCTGGttcgaagaaaagaaaaatggttaAAGAAAGATCAATGGCTTGGCGCTACTTCAACAAGTTCATTGATGCCGAGGGTGTGAAGAAAGCGAGATGCAAGTTTTGTTCAGAAGAATATGTGGCTGATACCAAGCATAGCGGCACAAGCAATTTGTTATTGCATATTCCCAAATGTCTGACCAATCCCTACAAGGCAGAAGGTAGCCAGACAACAATAGGTTTTCAACCGCAAGGTCTAACAGGTGATGTTTCAGTTAtcccttggaaatttgatcaagagGCATGTATGAGGGCTTTAGCTCGTATGATTATTAAAGATGAACTTCCCTTTATATCTGTTGAAAAAGATGGATTTAGAGACTTTGTGAGAAGTCTTCAACCTTTATTTCATATTCCATCTCGTACTACTATGACTAGGGATTGTCTTGAGATGTACCATGAAGAGAGACTTGCTTTGAAGTCTATTCTTAAAGAATCAAAACAGAGAATATGTATTACTACTGATACATGGACTTCAATTCAAAGAATTAATTATATGTGTGTTACAGCCCATTACATTGACAATAATTGGAAATTACATAAAAGGATATTGAATTTTTGTCCAATTACTAGTCATAAAGGTCAAGATTTAGCTAGTGGTATTGCAAAGTGTTTACTTGAATGGGGAGTGGATAAAGTATTTACTGTGACAGTTGATAATGCGAGTTCTAATGATGTGATGGTTAGAGAGTTATCCAAGGAATTTACTAGATGGAACACTAACTTGATGGAAGGTAAGCATGTCCATGTGAGATGTATGGCTCACATCATCAATCTAGTTGTTCAAGATGGGTTGAGAGATGGGAGTGTGTCTGTTGAACGAATAAGACAAGTTGTTAGGTACATAAGACAATCTCCCGCAAGATGGAAAAAGTTTAAAGAATGTTGTGATCTTGATAGGATAACTTCTAAAAAATCATTGTGCTTGGATGTTCCTACTAGGTGGAACTCCACATATTTGATGTTGAAGGTTGCTACAGTTTATGAGGAAGCCTTTACAAAGTATTGTGATATTGATTATGGTTTGATGTCATGTATTTCTAACTGCATTTGTGAGGATGGACAACCTGCAGGTCCACTTTTAAGTAGTGATTGGGATAGTGTAAGAC AGTTGATGCAAAATGAAGATGCTTTCTTAAGAGAAATGACAAAGAATATGAAAGAGAAATTTGATAAGTATTGGGGGGATCCACATAAGATGAACAAAATGATTTTTATCTCATGTGTGCTTGATCCACGCCATAAGTTTAATACTCTTTCATTTGCACTTGGTGCTATGTTTGGAGAAATAATAGGTTTGAAAATACAAGAGGATGTGAAAACATACATGGATACTTTGTTTAATGTGTATGCAATGAAAAATGGTGGTTCTGGTTCATGTCCATCTTCTCTATCTTCTTCATCGTTGCTCTCAAAATTCAAGCTAGATTTAAAGAAGCATAAGAAATGTGGCGGAGTTGATTCTAAAATGGAGTTAGATAAATATTTGGGTGAAGATGTTGAGGAAGACTATAAAAAGTTTAACATTCTGGGGTGGTGGAAGTTGAACTCACTTAGATTTCCCACTCTTACTGAGATGGCACGTGATGTGCTAGCCATTCCGATTTCTAGTGTTGCCTCAGAATCAGCCTTTAGCACCGGCGGACGCATACTTGTTccatttaggagttcattgactccTAGATTGGTTAAAGCTCTTGTGTGTGTCCAAGATTGGATTCGTAATGAATCAACAACTCCggttaaaattgaagaagatttagataaTCTTGAACAACTTGAAGCTG AGAGCCTTACATTGTCGACATATAGTGATTTTCCATTTGTTGTACAAGCTCAG ATTTTTAACTTGTCTCACAGTCCTACTGAGAATCTGAAATTGAGAGCTACATTTGGCCTGGTTGCTG TATGGTTTGAAAGACAATTGATTGTGTTTTGTTTGGGGTCTtcagtttggtttggtttgaacTTTGAAAGACAATTGTTGCATTATGTAAATTTCAGATTGTGGTTTTGTTTGGAGATGAATGATGTTTACTGTCCAGTAACAGTTGTGTGGAGAACTGGAGATGAATGGATATGA